Proteins from a single region of Nitratidesulfovibrio sp.:
- the secE gene encoding preprotein translocase subunit SecE, which produces MAKKQQNAPEAPPADSGNGIGDKITQLRDYFEEAKGELRKVTWPTRKETTATGIAVLVLVFVMSLFLGVVDLGLTKLVEYILS; this is translated from the coding sequence ATGGCGAAAAAGCAGCAGAACGCGCCCGAGGCGCCCCCCGCCGATTCCGGCAACGGCATCGGCGACAAGATCACCCAGCTCAGGGACTACTTCGAGGAAGCCAAGGGCGAACTGCGCAAGGTCACCTGGCCCACGCGCAAGGAAACCACGGCAACGGGCATCGCCGTGCTCGTTCTCGTTTTCGTCATGTCCCTGTTCCTCGGTGTCGTGGACCTTGGGCTGACCAAGCTCGTCGAATACATCCTCTCGTGA
- the rpmG gene encoding 50S ribosomal protein L33 has product MRVNLLLACTECKRRNYATVKNKKNTTGRIELKKYCPWDKKHTLHRETK; this is encoded by the coding sequence ATGCGCGTCAATCTCCTGCTCGCCTGCACCGAATGCAAGCGACGCAATTACGCGACCGTCAAGAACAAGAAGAATACTACCGGCCGCATAGAGCTGAAGAAGTATTGTCCCTGGGACAAGAAACACACGCTCCACCGCGAAACCAAGTAG
- the tuf gene encoding elongation factor Tu yields the protein MGKEKFERKKPHVNIGTIGHIDHGKTTLTAAITKVAGLRGNGKFVAFDEIDKAPEEKERGITIATAHVEYETATRHYAHVDCPGHADYIKNMITGAAQMDGGILVVAATDGPMPQTREHILLARQVGVPYLVVFLNKCDMVDDEELLELVELEVRELLSLYGFPGDDIPVIRGSALKALETDDPNSAEAAPVVALLEACDSYIPEPQRDIDKPFLMPIEDVFSISGRGTVVTGRVERGIVKVGEEVEIVGIKDTVKSTCTGVEMFRKLLDQGQAGDNIGALLRGIKREDVERGQVLAAPKSIKPHRKFKAEVYVLSKEEGGRHTPFFSGYRPQFYFRTTDITGIIALADGVEMVMPGDNSTFTVELIAPIAMEQGLRFAIREGGRTVGAGVVSEILE from the coding sequence ATGGGTAAGGAAAAATTTGAACGCAAGAAGCCGCATGTCAACATCGGCACCATTGGCCACATTGACCACGGCAAAACCACTCTGACCGCCGCCATCACCAAGGTGGCCGGTCTGCGCGGCAACGGCAAGTTCGTGGCGTTCGACGAAATCGACAAGGCTCCTGAAGAAAAGGAACGTGGCATCACCATCGCCACCGCCCACGTCGAATACGAAACCGCCACCCGCCACTATGCCCACGTGGACTGCCCCGGCCACGCCGACTACATCAAGAACATGATCACCGGCGCCGCCCAGATGGACGGCGGTATCCTGGTGGTCGCCGCCACCGACGGCCCCATGCCCCAGACCCGTGAGCACATCCTGCTCGCCCGTCAGGTCGGCGTGCCCTACCTGGTGGTGTTCCTGAACAAGTGCGACATGGTGGACGACGAAGAGCTGCTCGAACTCGTGGAACTCGAAGTCCGCGAACTGCTCTCGCTCTACGGCTTCCCCGGTGACGACATCCCGGTGATCCGCGGTTCGGCCCTCAAGGCCCTTGAAACCGACGATCCCAACTCCGCCGAAGCCGCTCCGGTCGTGGCCCTGCTCGAAGCCTGCGACAGCTACATCCCCGAACCGCAGCGCGACATCGACAAGCCCTTCCTGATGCCCATCGAAGACGTGTTCTCCATCTCCGGCCGCGGCACCGTGGTGACCGGTCGTGTGGAACGCGGCATCGTCAAGGTTGGCGAAGAAGTCGAAATCGTGGGCATCAAGGACACCGTCAAGTCGACCTGCACCGGCGTCGAAATGTTCCGCAAGCTGCTCGATCAGGGCCAGGCTGGCGACAACATCGGTGCCCTGCTGCGCGGCATCAAGCGTGAAGACGTGGAACGCGGCCAGGTTCTTGCCGCTCCCAAGTCCATCAAGCCGCACCGCAAGTTCAAGGCCGAAGTGTACGTTCTGTCCAAGGAAGAAGGCGGCCGTCACACCCCGTTCTTCTCGGGCTACCGTCCGCAGTTCTACTTCCGTACCACTGACATCACCGGCATCATCGCGCTGGCTGACGGCGTCGAAATGGTCATGCCCGGCGACAACTCCACCTTCACCGTGGAACTGATTGCCCCCATCGCCATGGAGCAGGGCCTGCGCTTCGCCATCCGCGAAGGCGGCCGCACCGTCGGCGCGGGTGTTGTCTCCGAAATCCTGGAGTAA
- the lpxC gene encoding UDP-3-O-acyl-N-acetylglucosamine deacetylase → MNQTTIKKNIECSGVGLHGGKMVHLTMRPAPEDTGIAFDIHTAQGVRRVAPNPQAVVATGLATTLGASGNGHDASVATVEHLLAAIRGLEIDNMIIEVQGGEVPIMDGSAASFVMLLRNAGIRTQSRARRVLRIAKPISHESDGKSIRALPHDGFRVDYTIDFAHPLIGVQHMSMEVTPRTFAEVAKARTFGFLREVEYMHSKGLALGGSLDNAVVLDDYAVLNDDGLRFPDEFVRHKILDFIGDMAMLGTPLQGHFIVHCSGHALNNAFLRVLTENADIYLQEVTLDEPAAERAARRPAVAPVHAPAHVGHPVTA, encoded by the coding sequence ATGAACCAGACCACCATCAAGAAAAACATCGAATGCTCGGGCGTCGGCCTGCACGGCGGCAAGATGGTCCACCTGACCATGCGTCCCGCCCCCGAAGACACCGGCATCGCGTTCGATATCCATACCGCCCAGGGTGTGCGCCGCGTGGCGCCCAATCCCCAGGCCGTGGTCGCAACCGGTCTTGCCACCACCCTCGGCGCGTCCGGCAACGGGCATGACGCCTCGGTGGCCACCGTCGAGCATCTGCTTGCCGCCATCCGTGGCCTTGAGATCGACAACATGATCATCGAGGTGCAGGGCGGCGAAGTGCCCATCATGGACGGCAGCGCCGCCTCCTTCGTCATGCTGCTGCGCAACGCGGGCATCCGCACCCAGTCGCGCGCCCGTCGCGTGCTGCGCATCGCCAAGCCCATCAGCCACGAGAGCGACGGCAAGTCCATTCGCGCCCTGCCCCATGACGGCTTTCGCGTGGACTATACCATCGACTTCGCCCACCCGCTCATCGGCGTGCAGCACATGAGCATGGAAGTGACCCCCCGCACCTTCGCCGAAGTGGCCAAGGCGCGCACCTTCGGCTTCCTGCGCGAGGTGGAGTACATGCACAGCAAGGGCCTGGCCCTTGGCGGCTCGCTGGACAACGCCGTGGTGCTCGACGACTACGCCGTGCTCAACGACGACGGCCTGCGCTTTCCCGACGAATTCGTGCGTCACAAGATCCTGGATTTCATCGGCGACATGGCCATGCTGGGCACCCCGTTGCAGGGGCACTTCATCGTGCACTGCTCCGGCCACGCCCTGAACAACGCCTTCCTGCGCGTGCTGACCGAAAACGCCGATATCTACCTGCAGGAAGTGACGCTGGACGAGCCCGCCGCTGAACGCGCCGCCCGCCGTCCCGCCGTTGCCCCGGTCCATGCGCCCGCGCATGTGGGCCACCCCGTGACGGCCTAG